Proteins from a genomic interval of Sporomusaceae bacterium FL31:
- a CDS encoding 4Fe-4S ferredoxin, which translates to MNMTKEKIIDYAKNLGAVLVGFAPASRWDDYNEVSDPYRPAAIWPEAKSVIVLGVPVLLPILETTPSIHYVEQYDTSNVLLDQIAYRLSVYLTEHDHSAIFLPRDGYGDIQILVNKPVAAFSHVFAGKYAGLGSIGYSHVLLNQKYGPRVRYVSVFTSLELEPDEVLEQELCTKCQVCQKLCPSQAFTTRDDQIISVMNHKACAEHHAVLREEHRYPCGICIKVCPVGQDRKVFNSSNIRLYLEEKEAITKNPDDPRYARWVHVRRHGSNGERIV; encoded by the coding sequence ATGAATATGACTAAAGAAAAAATAATAGACTATGCAAAGAATTTAGGGGCTGTGCTAGTTGGTTTTGCTCCAGCTTCACGATGGGATGATTATAATGAGGTGTCTGATCCCTATCGTCCGGCTGCTATTTGGCCGGAGGCTAAATCGGTCATTGTTTTAGGGGTGCCGGTATTATTGCCGATCTTGGAGACTACGCCCTCGATTCATTATGTCGAGCAGTATGATACCAGCAATGTTTTACTGGATCAAATTGCATATCGCTTATCGGTCTATTTGACTGAACACGATCATTCCGCAATCTTTCTGCCGCGTGATGGCTATGGTGATATTCAGATTTTGGTTAACAAGCCTGTTGCTGCCTTTAGTCATGTTTTTGCGGGAAAATATGCCGGGCTGGGATCAATTGGCTACAGTCATGTTTTGTTAAACCAGAAGTATGGTCCCCGGGTTCGCTATGTATCGGTTTTTACCAGTTTGGAATTGGAGCCTGATGAAGTACTTGAACAGGAATTGTGTACGAAATGCCAGGTTTGCCAGAAACTCTGTCCCTCACAAGCCTTTACAACCCGTGATGATCAAATTATTTCAGTGATGAATCATAAAGCTTGTGCTGAGCATCATGCTGTATTACGGGAAGAACACCGTTATCCATGTGGAATTTGCATTAAAGTTTGCCCGGTGGGGCAAGACCGGAAGGTATTTAACAGCAGCAACATCCGACTGTATCTCGAAGAAAAAGAAGCGATTACCAAAAATCCTGATGACCCAAGATATGCCCGTTGGGTTCATGTCCGACGCCATGGTTCTAATGGCGAAAGGATTGTCTGA
- a CDS encoding AraC family transcriptional regulator, with protein MKSSVSIPDHTKWQAVVTCDKSYDGLFLYGVTTTGIFCRPSCRAKTPIRKNVIFFTSAEAALHAGFRPCKKCRPDMASFEPDQDVIEKAILLFNQNYNQPIDMAAVAKQIGISLSHFNRLFKKITRLTPTQYIAKQRVAEAVRLLDQTELNVLEIAYSTGFRSPSSFYQCFKTYCGYTPIEQRRRSKEH; from the coding sequence ATGAAATCTTCTGTTTCCATTCCTGATCATACGAAATGGCAAGCTGTTGTAACCTGTGATAAAAGCTATGACGGGCTGTTTCTCTATGGGGTGACTACAACTGGCATTTTTTGTCGCCCTTCATGCCGAGCAAAAACTCCCATCCGTAAAAACGTCATTTTTTTTACTAGCGCAGAAGCAGCTCTACATGCTGGTTTTCGCCCCTGCAAAAAATGCCGTCCTGATATGGCTAGCTTTGAACCAGATCAAGACGTGATAGAAAAAGCCATTCTATTATTTAATCAAAATTATAATCAACCAATCGATATGGCTGCTGTTGCCAAACAGATTGGTATAAGCTTAAGCCATTTTAACAGACTCTTTAAAAAGATTACCCGGCTTACCCCAACGCAGTATATCGCCAAGCAACGAGTGGCTGAAGCCGTAAGGCTGCTTGATCAAACAGAGCTTAATGTTCTAGAGATTGCCTATAGCACAGGCTTTAGAAGCCCATCTAGCTTCTACCAATGCTTTAAAACATATTGTGGTTATACCCCAATTGAACAGCGAAGACGATCCAAGGAACACTAG
- the ydhD gene encoding putative sporulation-specific glycosylase YdhD, with protein sequence MRNSFSTVFKAAIIAMAVVILTGCNYTSQFAAHAGVKDGTKRAAWLAYWDLDAGEKDLAEIGSKLSKLSYFGAYFDKDDRLFVPADLSERRLAQKKKKVRYETYLTFVNDKQNPDGSVVMKDIEVLRRMFVNDTAMDQHIDEIIELTLQGGYDGIEMDYERIWKDAAIGKEFLHFSDKLYEKARKNNLKLRIVLEPSTPFSSLAFIKGPEYVVMAYNYYGLHSPPGPKANKEFICKLITRMAVLPGEKSVAYSTGGCLWGDNGVKKFVTEDEAQALAMLYGAETIRDEESQCLIFDYQDKGVVYKVWYADVKTLNYWIAIAQEKGETNISLWRLGGNSAIHKLE encoded by the coding sequence ATGCGAAACTCTTTTAGCACAGTTTTCAAGGCAGCGATTATTGCAATGGCTGTTGTCATCTTAACAGGCTGTAATTATACTAGTCAGTTTGCGGCCCATGCCGGTGTAAAAGATGGCACTAAACGGGCGGCATGGCTGGCTTACTGGGATTTAGATGCAGGCGAAAAAGATTTGGCTGAAATTGGGTCTAAACTTAGTAAACTTTCATATTTTGGCGCCTATTTCGATAAAGATGACCGGCTGTTTGTGCCGGCAGATTTAAGTGAGCGCAGGCTTGCGCAAAAAAAGAAAAAAGTGCGCTATGAGACCTATCTCACATTTGTCAATGACAAGCAAAATCCCGATGGATCGGTGGTCATGAAAGACATCGAGGTTCTGCGCCGCATGTTTGTCAATGATACTGCGATGGATCAGCATATTGACGAAATCATTGAGCTGACGCTGCAGGGAGGTTATGACGGCATTGAAATGGACTACGAGCGAATCTGGAAAGATGCAGCAATAGGCAAGGAATTTCTACATTTTTCAGATAAGCTATATGAAAAAGCCCGCAAAAACAATTTAAAATTAAGAATTGTTCTTGAACCAAGCACCCCGTTTTCTTCGCTTGCCTTTATTAAGGGGCCGGAATATGTCGTGATGGCTTATAATTATTATGGCTTGCATAGCCCTCCGGGACCAAAGGCGAATAAAGAATTCATTTGTAAGCTAATAACCCGTATGGCAGTCCTGCCAGGCGAGAAGTCAGTGGCCTATTCCACCGGGGGATGCCTGTGGGGGGATAACGGTGTCAAAAAGTTCGTAACAGAAGATGAAGCCCAAGCACTTGCTATGTTGTATGGTGCTGAAACAATTAGAGATGAAGAAAGTCAATGCCTGATTTTTGATTACCAGGATAAGGGCGTTGTTTATAAAGTATGGTATGCCGATGTGAAAACGTTAAATTACTGGATAGCCATTGCTCAGGAAAAAGGGGAAACGAATATTAGTCTATGGCGGCTTGGCGGAAACTCAGCAATTCATAAACTGGAATAA